A portion of the Elephas maximus indicus isolate mEleMax1 chromosome 24, mEleMax1 primary haplotype, whole genome shotgun sequence genome contains these proteins:
- the MAP10 gene encoding microtubule-associated protein 10 — protein sequence MAVPLPERLFSLELLVECVRLEAGVLPSPVVAVQEEEASPPRASGSLCPAVAFRLLDFPTLLVYPPGGPATPAPEPRPGVVSFGRGKSCLFRLHPATLHRLLLRTPLYALLLQLHPGSPTPAPQLLGSCGISLAAAVSKVLGPTASVCSQGHRGSYPLVNLMGERIGDIALGYRLTDLGSWLLGHLELPITSTRGGLQQVEGQKAGEVSSQPLQEKQQPRQVTAQPTSGDDRHPVNLKLTKSQKNLKEIVSHRDASFDYMGSVEKGKTNSVVICSNASSRKCNSPLNQEVTELDIETNTFCPPPLYYTHLTQEKRPPTWGKMTFVPQVNMPEELDGVFQEEKLVNPPACISPLKHVNTTTNESPSVLTDSPTHVQDIAASNQKTCHPQTEQNRINTIRQLPLLNALLVELSLLYNQPMASPADIHPHLAWLYRTEDKKAPDSSAKFTCKSESKKEKLSVEEKGKSVSLHYGKNQVENLEKGTYFEKNSAVPQKRVPKGRLLYGITNTLKLRLKQTNPDMLVVHEKREQYRKMQAQMLGAKLRIPSSKVKVLRCAEQLQKPHRLPEDQCLDSDGSFADNTDTSRQISRVFDDPSRTKEAKLKSVTEKKTVDYSENRTNSGSLEEISAVKSIMSEKFTQTNILEGKVEMKVQSPCVCQQGAIIDRIVVDKERTNKQVKTTDNDVLIANISENKLSKNSCCESISELKYSDDFASPCYSEDFCTTEDTSRSLQARDDSPENPKRQYTSKSSEARPSLRKNSSEKSSILSPPFSAGSPVHSYKRCHISKTRHKSFEEASSISTSDLSSSHWTEEKEKQIDQNSMHSSKVIKKGQDISVKTKTDCKALEKNQSPRTSQVSSYLPSNLSGLELNALDSSTSDQFEEDSDEVGSLNISKQCKDICELVINKLPGYTV from the coding sequence ATGGCGGTGCCGCTGCCAGAGCGGCTGTTCTCTCTGGAGCTGCTCGTAGAGTGTGTGCGCCTTGAAGCCGGTGTGTTGCCGTCGCCCGTGGTTGCAGTGCAGGAGGAGGAGGCCTCGCCGCCCCGGGCATCGGGCTCCCTCTGTCCAGCGGTAGCCTTCCGCCTGCTGGACTTCCCCACGTTGTTAGTTTACCCTCCTGGCGGCCCCGCCACTCCGGCCCCGGAACCCCGGCCCGGCGTGGTCAGCTTCGGTCGCGGCAAGTCCTGTCTCTTTCGCCTGCACCCCGCCACCCTGCACCGCCTGCTCCTTCGGACCCCGCTCTACGCGCTGCTCTTGCAGCTGCATCCCGGGAGCCCAACGCCCGCCCCGCAGCTCCTGGGTAGCTGTGGCATCTCGCTGGCCGCTGCAGTCTCAAAGGTCCTGGGGCCGACCGCGTCCGTCTGCTCGCAGGGTCATCGAGGAAGCTACCCTTTGGTCAACCTAATGGGGGAGCGGATTGGGGACATTGCACTGGGCTACCGTTTGACTGACCTGGGGAGCTGGTTGCTGGGTCATCTTGAGCTGCCCATCACTTCCACCCGAGGGGGACTGCAGCAGGTAGAGGGGCAGAAGGCCGGTGAGGTTAGTTCCCAACCCTTGCAGGAAAAACAGCAGCCAAGGCAGGTAACCGCACAGCCAACCTCAGGAGATGATAGGCACCCGGTGAATTTAAAACTCACAAAGTCACAGAAGAATTTAAAGGAAATAGTTTCCCACCGTGATGCCAGCTTTGATTACATGGGTTCTGTGGAGAAGGGCAAAACCAACTCTGTTGTTATTTGTTCAAATGCAAGCAGTAGGAAATGTAATAGTCCCTTAAATCAGGAAGTCACAGAATTGGACATTGAAACCAATACATTTTGCCCTCCTCCTCTGTATTACACTCATTTGACCCAAGAAAAGAGGCCTCCTACGTGGGGTAAAATGACATTTGTGCCACAAGTTAATATGCCTGAGGAACTGGATGGTGTTTTTCAAGAAGAAAAGCTTGTAAATCCGCCAGCATGTATTAGTCCTCTAAAACACGTGAATACCACAACAAATGAGAGCCCTTCGGTGCTTACGGACTCTCCAACACATGTTCAGGATATAGCAGCAAGTAATCAGAAGACATGTCACcctcaaacagaacaaaatagaatAAATACTATAAGGCAGCTGCCTTTGTTAAATGCTTTGTTGGTTGAGTTGTCCTTGTTATACAACCAACCCATGGCAAGCCCTGCTGATATACATCCTCATCTAGCCTGGTTATATAGAACTGAGGATAAGAAGGCACCAGACTCTTCTGCCAAATTCACATGTAAATCTGAATCCAAGAAGGAAAAACTTTCTGTGGAGGAAAAGGGAAAGTCAGTGAGCCTTCACTACGGAAAGAATCAAGTTGAAAATCTCGAAAAAGGTACATATTTTGAAAAGAACAGTGCTGTTCCCCAAAAACGAGTTCCAAAAGGGAGGCTACTTTATGGTATAACAAATACACTGAAACTTCGTTTGAAGCAAACAAATCCTGATATGTTGGTagtacatgaaaagagagaacagTATAGAAAAATGCAAGCACAGATGTTGGGGGCAAAACTCAGAATCCCATCATCCAAAGTTAAAGTGTTAAGATGTGCAGAACAACTTCAGAAACCGCATCGCCTACCTGAAGATCAGTGCTTGGATTCAGATGGATCTTTTGCTGACAATACTGATACTTCAAGGCAAATTAGCAGGGTTTTTGATGACCCTAGCAGAACTAAAGAAGCTAAACTAAAATCTGTAACTGAAAAAAAGACAGTTGATTATAGTGAAAATAGAACCAATAGTGGTTCATTGGAAGAAATAAGTGCTGTGAAGTCCATTATGTCAGAAAAATTTACTCAGACAAATATTTTAGAGGGAAAAGTGGAGATGAAAGTCCAAAGTCCATGTGTTTGCCAACAAGGTGCTATTATTGACAGAATTGTAGTTGATAAAGAAAGAACTAACAAGCAGGTCAAAACCACAGATAATGACGTGCTTATTGCTAATATAAGTGAAAATAAACTGAGTAAAAATAGTTGCTGTGAAAGCATCTCAGAACTAAAGTATTCAGATGACTTTGCCAGTCCTTGTTATTCTGAAGATTTCTGTACTACTGAGGACACCAGCAGAAGTTTACAAGCTCGTGATGACAGTCCAGAAAATCCAAAACGTCAATATACAAGTAAGTCTAGTGAAGCAAGACCGTCCTTAAGGAAAAACAGCAGTGAAAAAAGTTCTATTCTTAGCCCACCTTTTTCTGCTGGATCACCAGTACACTCATATAAAAGATGTCATATTTCAAAGACTCGGCATAAAAGTTTTGAAGAAGCATCTAGTATTTCTACCAGTGATTTATCTTCATCACATtggactgaagaaaaagaaaagcagataGACCAAAATAGTATGCATAGTTCCAAAGTTATAAAGAAGGGTCAAGACATCtctgttaaaacaaaaactgATTGCAAAGCtttagaaaaaaatcagtcaccgaGGACATCTCAAGtgagttcttatctaccatctaatttgTCAGGATTAGAACTTAATGCCCTGGATAGCAGTACATCAGATCAGTTTGAAGAAGACAGCGATGAAGTTGGTTCACTAAATATTTCCAAGCAATGCAAAGACATTTGCGAATTAGTAATAAATAAACTTCCAGGATATACGGTATAA